One Fuerstiella marisgermanici DNA window includes the following coding sequences:
- a CDS encoding sulfatase-like hydrolase/transferase: MNQYARSLLSVCLTAALTVSAVSAADRPNILWLSCEDISPHLGCYGYPNATTPNVDAFAQQATLFEHAYTTAGVCAPCRSAIITGMYQTSIGSQHMRCEAILPDHVKPFTFAMKEAGYYCTNNSKQDYQFKTPKGTWDESSGKAHWNKRPDNSQPFFSVFNFVGCHESRIADTDRYKSAIKGLTPHDRGKVAASLPPYYPDTPVTREDWGRYYDVITAMDRWVGEHLKALDEAGVADDTIVVYWSDHGVGLPRAKRWLYESGTHVPLIIRVPERWQSLVGEGFQPGTRSDRMISMIDLGPSMLSLAGVPAPEHMQGKAFMGPHSQAARKYIFGARDRMDERYDIIRMVRDKQFRYIRNYEPYKTWFQYMNTAETGRTMQEIRRVAAEAAAAEDDDNSKEEKEEATANKKMAPAVAQFLQPRKPLEELYDVDADPHELNNLAADPAFAEKLEELRAQHLNWVLETRDLGLIPEAELHRLRDEAGSEWAILNEGEAEAAETRMQTIRDAAFLAGGTAAEDLTQLATWLRHEDAIVRYWAATGIGNRGDLRETFFIPTSLFIALLSDESENVRVAAARVLAEIGQDELALNSLSKMLDEGTQWARLHAAIVLDEMGEKARPAIDAMKRNKDYRDGLVAKGKYVVRVLNKALNDLEGTQSTVP; this comes from the coding sequence ATGAACCAATACGCCCGTAGCCTGCTTTCTGTCTGCCTGACGGCCGCTCTGACTGTATCGGCAGTTTCTGCCGCTGATCGCCCAAACATTCTGTGGCTTAGCTGCGAAGACATCAGCCCGCACCTCGGCTGCTACGGATATCCCAACGCGACGACTCCCAATGTCGACGCTTTCGCTCAACAGGCCACACTGTTCGAACACGCCTACACCACGGCCGGTGTCTGCGCACCGTGTCGGTCGGCCATTATCACGGGCATGTACCAGACATCGATTGGCAGTCAGCACATGAGGTGCGAGGCCATTTTGCCGGACCACGTGAAACCGTTCACGTTTGCCATGAAAGAGGCTGGCTATTACTGCACCAACAACAGCAAGCAGGACTATCAGTTTAAAACGCCGAAGGGCACGTGGGACGAATCCAGCGGGAAGGCTCACTGGAACAAGCGACCGGACAACAGCCAGCCGTTCTTCTCCGTGTTCAACTTTGTCGGATGCCACGAATCTCGCATCGCCGACACGGACAGATACAAAAGTGCGATCAAAGGTTTGACGCCTCACGATCGAGGCAAAGTCGCCGCAAGCCTTCCGCCGTACTATCCCGACACGCCGGTCACGCGTGAAGACTGGGGCCGTTACTACGACGTCATCACCGCCATGGACCGCTGGGTGGGCGAACACCTTAAGGCTCTGGACGAAGCCGGTGTGGCGGACGACACCATCGTGGTCTACTGGTCCGATCACGGCGTCGGGCTTCCGCGAGCCAAGCGGTGGTTGTACGAAAGCGGGACTCACGTGCCACTGATTATCCGCGTTCCGGAAAGGTGGCAATCGCTGGTCGGCGAAGGCTTTCAGCCGGGAACTCGCAGTGACCGCATGATCAGCATGATTGATCTTGGCCCGTCGATGCTAAGTCTCGCCGGCGTCCCTGCACCGGAACACATGCAGGGGAAAGCGTTCATGGGACCGCATTCGCAGGCGGCTCGAAAGTACATCTTCGGCGCGCGAGACCGAATGGACGAACGGTACGACATCATTCGCATGGTCCGCGACAAGCAGTTTCGTTACATCCGAAATTACGAACCGTACAAGACATGGTTTCAATACATGAACACGGCCGAAACCGGGCGAACCATGCAGGAAATCCGTCGAGTCGCCGCGGAGGCTGCTGCGGCGGAAGATGATGATAATTCCAAAGAGGAAAAAGAAGAGGCAACAGCCAACAAAAAGATGGCTCCTGCGGTCGCCCAGTTCTTACAGCCTCGCAAGCCGTTGGAAGAATTGTACGACGTCGATGCTGATCCGCACGAACTGAACAACCTGGCCGCAGATCCGGCCTTCGCAGAAAAGCTGGAAGAGCTGCGAGCACAGCATTTGAATTGGGTGCTGGAAACTCGCGATCTGGGTTTGATTCCGGAGGCCGAACTTCACCGCCTGCGCGACGAAGCGGGCAGCGAATGGGCCATCTTGAATGAGGGCGAAGCGGAAGCGGCCGAAACACGCATGCAGACGATTCGCGACGCTGCATTTTTGGCGGGCGGGACTGCGGCTGAGGATCTGACTCAATTGGCAACATGGCTCCGTCATGAAGACGCAATCGTTCGCTACTGGGCGGCCACGGGGATCGGCAATCGAGGCGACTTGCGAGAGACCTTCTTTATTCCGACGTCGTTGTTCATCGCGTTGCTAAGTGATGAGTCCGAAAACGTGCGTGTCGCGGCGGCTCGAGTTCTGGCAGAGATCGGTCAGGATGAACTCGCGTTAAATTCGCTGTCAAAAATGTTGGATGAAGGCACCCAATGGGCTCGCCTGCACGCCGCGATTGTGCTGGACGAAATGGGCGAAAAGGCTCGCCCCGCCATCGACGCCATGAAACGCAACAAGGATTACCGCGACGGACTTGTGGCGAAAGGCAAGTATGTGGTGCGAGTTCTGAACAAGGCGCTGAACGACCTGGAAGGCACGCAAAGCACCGTGCCATAG
- a CDS encoding ABC transporter ATP-binding protein, with protein MSGPLIRVSHLSKAFPASDGVPVAAVNDVSFEVARSEVFGLLGPNGAGKTTTLRMMLGLMQPSAGDSTIDGVSVAAHPDQIKRRVGFVSTSVGVYQWLSPREMLSFVGDLYDVPPDTVEQRIRKLTELLDMKSYIHRRCGVLSTGQKQRVNLARALMHDPPVMLLDEPTRGLDIVGSQVVFDFIQHLRGEGKAVIICTHRLDEAERFADRFGLLHNGALLHCGTLAELQQETGAATLTDMFLQLLNEPASEGTAS; from the coding sequence GTGAGCGGGCCTTTGATTCGCGTTTCACATCTTTCCAAAGCGTTTCCCGCATCTGACGGCGTCCCCGTGGCAGCGGTCAACGACGTGTCGTTCGAAGTCGCTCGCAGCGAAGTGTTCGGACTTCTGGGTCCCAATGGGGCGGGTAAGACAACGACTCTTAGGATGATGCTGGGCCTGATGCAGCCGTCCGCCGGCGATTCCACGATCGACGGCGTTTCCGTGGCCGCTCATCCGGATCAAATCAAACGCCGCGTCGGCTTCGTGTCAACCAGCGTCGGCGTCTACCAATGGCTGTCGCCGCGCGAGATGCTTTCCTTTGTGGGCGATTTGTATGACGTGCCGCCTGACACTGTTGAACAGCGCATCCGCAAGTTGACGGAATTGCTGGACATGAAGTCCTACATCCACCGGCGTTGCGGCGTGTTGAGTACCGGGCAGAAACAGCGAGTCAACCTGGCTCGTGCATTGATGCATGATCCGCCCGTGATGTTACTGGACGAACCGACTCGCGGCCTGGACATTGTCGGCAGCCAGGTCGTGTTCGACTTCATCCAACATTTGCGCGGCGAAGGTAAAGCTGTGATTATTTGCACTCATCGCCTTGACGAAGCAGAACGCTTTGCCGACCGCTTCGGATTGCTGCACAACGGAGCGTTACTGCATTGCGGCACGTTAGCGGAACTGCAACAGGAAACCGGCGCCGCTACGTTGACCGATATGTTTCTGCAATTGCTAAACGAACCAGCCAGCGAAGGCACCGCGTCATGA
- a CDS encoding endonuclease domain-containing protein, producing the protein MPRRNIIADARDLRMRQTKAEALLWSVLRGKQVCGLKFRRQHPEPPWIIDFACLGKKLAVEIDGGYHDQQAAKDASRTAFLERKGWRVLRFTNEDVLQDVEAVAVAIAQSLSLQYEFTQRKGGVSSVLDRRRIEVDQEARESRGGPES; encoded by the coding sequence ATGCCCCGTCGCAACATTATCGCCGATGCACGTGACCTGAGAATGCGGCAGACAAAAGCTGAGGCTCTTTTGTGGAGCGTGCTGCGGGGGAAACAGGTGTGCGGCCTTAAGTTTCGACGACAGCATCCGGAGCCACCATGGATTATCGACTTCGCATGCCTTGGCAAAAAGCTGGCCGTCGAGATTGACGGTGGCTACCACGATCAGCAGGCCGCAAAGGACGCCAGCCGCACGGCGTTTCTCGAACGCAAAGGGTGGCGTGTGCTGCGATTCACCAACGAGGACGTGCTACAGGATGTGGAAGCGGTCGCCGTCGCGATTGCTCAGAGTCTTTCGCTGCAGTATGAGTTCACGCAGCGAAAAGGTGGCGTTTCGAGCGTGCTGGATCGGCGCCGGATTGAGGTTGATCAGGAAGCTCGCGAATCGCGAGGTGGTCCGGAGTCGTAA
- a CDS encoding ABC transporter permease subunit/CPBP intramembrane protease: MSVPDDDGANSIEKQGESTGRAWRLARKELREILRDRRTVITLILMPLLVYPLLGSVMSKGVLSTLSTAKAVDCHIYVETAEDAQRFATAMAMGEQILADENPPSEDDVKAVARATSDGRTNALVFATDPNLRISVFPLRDREGLTLEQTVADGFADLAVRVKNSEPEADTGGVEPQPFQDWELIQRSDSALSKRCFDAVTKRLEAYNRRYLESLVKAGQIPPVRPSTIRTRSIKSTYQAPSPLVTFIPLVLVLMTMTGAVYPAIDLTAGERERGTMEILVAAPVSRMTLLAGKFVAVLVVALLTASMNLISMFATLFALGLEGTVLGSFNATMIVQVIVLMVVFAAFFSAVLLSITSVARSFKEAQAYLVPLMLVSLSPGIFALMPEVKMNGLMAVTPLINTVLMGRDLLQGNVNLLMFAIVLISTALYGVLALSLAARIFGSDAVLYGSAGTWNDLLRRPTEPNVVAPVPVSMSCLAILFSLFIVIGSLPGKITANLYSQLLLNAVVLLLLFVGVPLLFAVAAKVRPTTGFALRLPKWPMWLVALMLGASLWPFLYELQIRTLTEDRIAFLTELFEKLDLNLASIPLWLKLLSLAAAPAICEEFFFRGFLQTSIRSKSSAALAILATGVLFGLFHVIVKDALLFERLLPSTLMGIVLGIVRERSGSVLPGMLLHVLHNGLMLTIAEYEDQLSGYGIGMSTHQHLPTTWLLYAAVPVAVAGILLWKRPKP; this comes from the coding sequence ATGAGCGTTCCCGACGACGACGGTGCGAACTCGATAGAAAAGCAGGGCGAATCCACAGGCCGAGCATGGCGGTTGGCTCGCAAAGAACTGCGCGAAATTCTGCGTGACCGGCGAACAGTGATCACGCTGATTCTGATGCCGCTGCTGGTCTACCCGTTGCTCGGTTCTGTCATGAGCAAAGGAGTCCTCAGCACACTATCGACGGCGAAAGCGGTCGACTGCCACATCTACGTCGAAACTGCCGAGGACGCTCAACGGTTCGCCACGGCAATGGCCATGGGCGAGCAGATTTTGGCCGACGAAAATCCGCCGAGTGAAGACGACGTCAAGGCGGTGGCTCGAGCGACCTCTGACGGCAGGACCAACGCCCTCGTGTTTGCGACCGACCCCAATCTGCGAATCAGCGTCTTTCCACTGCGTGACAGAGAGGGCCTGACGCTGGAACAAACCGTGGCCGATGGCTTCGCAGACCTGGCGGTACGCGTGAAAAATTCTGAACCCGAAGCAGACACTGGCGGCGTGGAACCGCAGCCGTTTCAGGACTGGGAACTGATTCAACGATCGGATTCCGCACTTAGTAAAAGGTGTTTCGATGCGGTGACCAAGCGGCTGGAAGCGTACAACCGCCGCTATCTCGAAAGCCTCGTCAAAGCCGGGCAAATACCTCCCGTGCGTCCGTCCACCATCCGCACGCGGTCGATCAAGTCCACCTATCAGGCGCCATCGCCGCTGGTCACCTTCATCCCGCTGGTGCTGGTGCTAATGACGATGACCGGAGCCGTTTACCCCGCGATCGACTTGACGGCTGGCGAACGCGAACGAGGCACAATGGAAATTCTGGTCGCCGCGCCGGTGTCGCGGATGACTTTGCTGGCCGGAAAGTTTGTCGCGGTGCTGGTGGTGGCATTGTTGACGGCGTCGATGAATCTGATTTCGATGTTCGCCACACTGTTTGCGCTGGGGCTGGAAGGGACCGTGCTGGGCAGCTTTAACGCCACCATGATCGTGCAGGTCATCGTGCTGATGGTCGTCTTCGCCGCGTTCTTTTCGGCCGTGCTGTTGAGCATCACCAGCGTGGCTCGCAGCTTTAAGGAAGCTCAGGCGTACCTGGTGCCGCTGATGTTGGTTTCGCTGTCCCCCGGCATTTTCGCACTGATGCCCGAAGTGAAGATGAATGGGCTGATGGCTGTCACTCCGCTGATCAACACCGTGTTGATGGGTCGCGACTTGTTGCAGGGAAACGTGAACCTGCTGATGTTTGCCATCGTCCTGATTTCCACGGCGCTGTACGGCGTGCTGGCATTGTCTCTGGCGGCCAGAATCTTCGGCTCCGACGCGGTTCTATACGGCAGCGCCGGAACGTGGAACGACTTGCTACGCCGACCGACGGAACCCAACGTCGTCGCGCCCGTGCCGGTTTCGATGTCGTGCCTGGCGATCCTGTTTTCGCTGTTCATCGTCATCGGCTCGCTGCCCGGAAAAATCACCGCCAACCTTTACAGCCAGCTACTACTGAACGCCGTCGTGTTGCTGCTTTTGTTCGTTGGCGTTCCGTTATTGTTTGCAGTGGCGGCAAAGGTTCGACCGACCACCGGGTTCGCTCTAAGACTGCCGAAGTGGCCCATGTGGCTGGTGGCTCTGATGCTGGGCGCGTCGTTGTGGCCGTTTCTGTATGAACTACAGATCCGAACGCTGACCGAAGACCGCATCGCGTTCCTGACGGAGTTGTTCGAAAAACTTGATCTGAACCTGGCGTCGATCCCGCTGTGGTTGAAGCTGCTTTCCTTGGCCGCGGCTCCGGCGATTTGCGAAGAGTTCTTCTTTCGAGGCTTCCTGCAGACGTCGATCCGCAGTAAGTCATCGGCGGCTTTGGCAATTCTAGCGACGGGAGTTCTCTTCGGCCTGTTTCACGTTATCGTGAAGGATGCTTTGCTGTTTGAACGCCTGCTGCCCAGCACACTGATGGGCATTGTTTTGGGAATCGTGCGAGAACGTTCGGGCAGCGTGTTGCCAGGCATGCTGCTGCACGTGCTGCACAATGGCTTGATGCTGACGATCGCCGAATACGAAGACCAGCTCTCCGGCTACGGCATTGGCATGTCGACTCATCAACACCTGCCCACCACCTGGCTGTTGTACGCTGCGGTTCCGGTGGCCGTGGCGGGCATTCTTCTGTGGAAGCGACCAAAGCCATGA
- a CDS encoding Na/Pi cotransporter family protein, producing the protein MTSPVFRTPVFLGLLATALFSSATAVSADEVVPVKDSANGHTIKLIPDQRAFLGSPDTLIDLSQVFADTEIGRDNQPLTIEVIREEKPDVAAAEIDGDILRLKWGKKTAKSREIMIRASTESGEYVDTKLHVELWEPDYWKLILTVIGGLGLFLLGMKNLSEGMQVVAGNRLRRMISAVTDNRLMATGVGVLVTMLVQSSSITTVMVIGFVNSGFMTLSQAVGVIMGANIGTTITGWILVLKIGKYGLPLAGVAAFFYLFSKRESLRYAALTVMGLGLVFLGLELMKDGFSIIQELPAFEAWFKTFAADSYVGVLKCALVGCVLTFIVQSSSATLGITIGLAQLGVIQFETAAALVLGENIGTTITAWLASFGANTNAKRAAYFHVLFNLLGVAWVTAAFAPFLMLVRYIVVGDANADMSLGIVSAAQITAGIAAAHTGFNVTNTIVFLPIAGYLATLLQRLIPQKPNADEEASHLTNLDIRMLESPVVAVEQSRSEVLRMAEACRKMMAGLKELTHQETPDPELMKKILKMEDEQDVIQDEVVTFMSNLLGGNMPHDIVDEARAQLRMADEYESVSDCIATVLKAHRTLYKHDVRLPEPQQQELFELHEMVSDYLDLVTHSSEKSGRAEVAADAVPRGEVITKHAKTLYKRLLAKPPAEQIEPRAMVSYNRQVAAYRRIRDHLVNVAEALAGEK; encoded by the coding sequence ATGACATCACCAGTCTTCCGCACTCCAGTCTTTCTGGGGTTGTTAGCAACTGCTCTCTTCAGCTCGGCAACCGCAGTTTCAGCGGATGAAGTTGTCCCCGTCAAGGACAGCGCAAATGGCCACACCATCAAACTGATTCCCGACCAGCGCGCGTTTTTGGGATCGCCTGATACGCTGATTGATCTGTCGCAGGTATTTGCCGACACCGAAATCGGCCGGGACAACCAACCGCTGACCATCGAAGTCATCCGCGAAGAAAAACCAGACGTCGCCGCTGCCGAAATCGATGGCGACATTCTGCGGCTGAAGTGGGGCAAAAAGACGGCAAAGTCGCGTGAGATCATGATTCGCGCATCCACGGAATCCGGTGAGTACGTCGACACCAAGCTGCATGTCGAACTGTGGGAACCGGATTATTGGAAGCTGATTCTGACAGTCATTGGCGGGCTCGGTCTGTTTTTGCTGGGCATGAAAAATCTGTCCGAAGGGATGCAGGTCGTCGCGGGCAACAGGCTGCGACGCATGATCAGCGCTGTGACCGATAACCGGTTGATGGCCACAGGTGTCGGCGTCCTTGTCACGATGCTCGTGCAATCCAGTTCGATTACGACGGTGATGGTGATAGGCTTCGTAAACAGTGGTTTCATGACGCTCTCTCAAGCGGTCGGCGTGATCATGGGAGCGAACATCGGCACAACAATCACCGGCTGGATTTTGGTGCTGAAGATCGGCAAGTACGGACTGCCACTGGCTGGCGTAGCGGCGTTCTTCTATCTGTTCTCAAAGCGAGAAAGCCTTCGATATGCTGCGTTGACTGTGATGGGGTTGGGACTGGTGTTCCTGGGTCTTGAACTGATGAAAGACGGATTCAGCATCATTCAGGAACTTCCTGCATTCGAAGCATGGTTCAAAACATTTGCCGCCGACAGCTATGTTGGCGTGCTGAAATGTGCTCTGGTCGGCTGCGTGCTGACGTTTATTGTGCAGTCGTCTTCAGCGACGCTTGGTATCACCATTGGGCTCGCTCAACTTGGCGTCATTCAATTCGAAACGGCCGCTGCACTGGTACTGGGTGAAAACATCGGCACCACAATCACGGCCTGGCTGGCTTCGTTCGGAGCAAACACAAACGCCAAGCGAGCGGCCTACTTTCACGTATTGTTCAACCTGCTGGGCGTGGCCTGGGTCACGGCTGCGTTTGCGCCGTTTCTGATGCTGGTGCGGTACATTGTGGTTGGCGACGCCAATGCCGACATGTCTCTCGGCATCGTTTCTGCGGCACAAATTACCGCCGGAATCGCGGCCGCTCACACCGGCTTTAACGTGACCAACACGATCGTCTTTCTGCCGATCGCAGGATACCTGGCGACTTTGCTGCAACGCCTGATTCCTCAGAAACCTAATGCTGACGAAGAAGCTTCGCATCTGACGAACCTGGATATCCGCATGCTGGAATCACCCGTTGTTGCGGTTGAGCAGTCTCGGTCGGAAGTTCTTCGCATGGCGGAAGCATGCCGGAAAATGATGGCGGGCTTGAAAGAGCTGACTCATCAGGAAACGCCCGATCCGGAACTGATGAAGAAGATCCTGAAAATGGAGGATGAGCAGGACGTCATTCAGGATGAAGTGGTGACATTCATGTCGAACCTGCTGGGCGGCAACATGCCTCACGACATCGTCGATGAAGCTCGCGCCCAACTGCGAATGGCGGACGAATACGAATCCGTCAGCGACTGCATCGCCACCGTGTTGAAAGCTCATCGAACGCTTTACAAGCACGATGTTCGCCTCCCGGAACCTCAACAGCAGGAACTGTTCGAACTGCATGAGATGGTTTCGGATTACCTGGATTTGGTCACTCATTCGTCCGAAAAATCAGGTCGAGCCGAAGTGGCAGCGGATGCGGTACCTCGCGGTGAAGTCATCACCAAGCACGCGAAGACTTTGTACAAGCGTTTGCTTGCCAAACCACCGGCCGAACAAATTGAACCTCGAGCGATGGTGTCCTACAACCGCCAGGTCGCCGCGTACCGCCGCATTCGAGACCACCTCGTGAACGTGGCCGAAGCGCTCGCTGGCGAAAAATAG
- a CDS encoding excinuclease ABC subunit UvrC — MTDPSPLSDETASDAGAPADDNAEALPPREKVRKFPTGPGVYLMKDDQARVIYVGKAVNLRNRAGSYFNKAAETDRRTAELVTEIADLDYIETDSEVDALLMEARLIKDIQPRFNNLLKDDKTFPYLQITTREDFPRVEFTRTPETKGVRLYGPFTSAGQLRGTIAVLQKIFRFRTCTLDIEENDERWRWFRPCLLASINQCTAPCNMRISKEDYKQDIRRLRMFLDGKKDRLLKDMQKEMVAASKELLFEKAARLRDDIEQLKTLNLRGDLEDHAQPEVFYVDPRKGLTGLKQVLKLKELPRVIEGIDIAHLQGGETVASLVQFIDGLPFKHGYRRYKINSVEGVDDFASMREVVTRRFRRLEQESEAFPDLLLIDGGKGQLNAVMETFEAIGITPPTTISLAKREEEIYVPGQSDPHRLSRHSFALRLLQYVRDESHRFAQHYHHMLRQKATFDGTGKKRRRR, encoded by the coding sequence ATGACGGATCCCAGTCCACTCTCTGACGAAACCGCATCGGACGCCGGTGCGCCCGCCGACGACAACGCAGAAGCATTGCCGCCGCGTGAAAAAGTTCGGAAGTTTCCCACCGGCCCAGGCGTCTATTTAATGAAGGACGACCAGGCTCGTGTGATCTACGTCGGCAAGGCCGTCAACCTGCGCAACCGTGCGGGCAGCTACTTTAACAAGGCAGCGGAGACTGATCGGCGGACGGCGGAGCTGGTCACGGAAATCGCAGATCTGGATTACATCGAAACCGACAGCGAAGTCGACGCGCTGCTGATGGAAGCTCGCCTGATCAAGGACATTCAGCCACGGTTCAACAACCTTCTGAAAGACGACAAGACCTTTCCGTACCTGCAGATCACAACGCGAGAGGACTTTCCTCGTGTGGAGTTCACTCGCACCCCCGAAACCAAAGGCGTGCGGCTATACGGCCCCTTCACCAGCGCCGGGCAACTGCGAGGCACGATCGCCGTGCTGCAAAAGATCTTTCGCTTTCGCACGTGCACGCTGGACATCGAAGAAAACGACGAGCGGTGGCGGTGGTTTCGGCCGTGTCTGTTGGCCAGCATCAACCAATGCACGGCTCCGTGCAACATGCGAATTTCCAAAGAAGACTACAAGCAGGACATCCGCCGCCTCAGAATGTTCCTCGACGGCAAAAAGGATCGACTGCTGAAGGACATGCAGAAGGAAATGGTGGCCGCGTCCAAGGAGCTGCTGTTCGAAAAAGCCGCTCGACTGCGCGACGACATCGAACAATTGAAGACGCTGAATCTGCGAGGCGACCTGGAAGACCACGCTCAACCGGAAGTCTTCTACGTCGACCCGCGCAAAGGCCTGACAGGGCTAAAGCAGGTACTGAAGTTGAAAGAACTGCCACGCGTCATCGAAGGCATCGACATCGCTCATCTTCAGGGCGGCGAAACCGTGGCCAGCCTTGTGCAATTCATTGACGGGCTGCCCTTCAAGCACGGCTACCGACGCTACAAGATTAATTCCGTGGAAGGCGTGGACGACTTCGCGTCGATGCGCGAAGTTGTCACTCGCCGGTTTCGGCGTTTGGAACAGGAATCAGAAGCGTTCCCCGATTTGCTGCTCATCGACGGTGGCAAAGGGCAGTTAAACGCAGTGATGGAGACGTTTGAAGCCATCGGGATTACTCCGCCAACCACGATTTCGCTGGCCAAACGCGAAGAAGAAATCTACGTGCCCGGTCAGTCAGACCCTCACCGGTTAAGCCGCCATTCGTTTGCCCTGCGGCTGCTGCAGTATGTCCGAGACGAATCTCACCGGTTCGCTCAGCATTACCACCACATGCTACGGCAAAAGGCAACGTTTGATGGGACGGGCAAGAAGCGACGGCGGCGTTAA